The Vitis vinifera cultivar Pinot Noir 40024 chromosome 7, ASM3070453v1 genomic interval AGTGTTATTCCCCGTTCCAAAAGATATTATTTCAGATATTTCAATGTCAAATTATGTGCTTGGGCAGGTGCAAGAGTTAGAATTGAGTGCAAAGACAGGAACAGCTTACAGCTTGTTTACAGCGTTGAGGGGGTGACTGACTCAACTGGAACATACAAGTTCTCAATTGCAGATGATCATGGGGACCAAATGTGTGATGCTGTTCTAGTGAAGAGCCCACAGCCTGACTGTGCAAAAGTAGATGCAGGACGCGATCGCTCCCGTCTTAGCCTCACCCGCAGCAATGGTCTTGTTTCTGATACTCGTTTTGCAAATGCCATGGGATTCATGAAGGATGAGCCTGCTTCTGGCTGCACCCAACTGCTCAAGCAATACCAGGAATCTGATGACTAAAATACCTTATTGTCAATTCTTTTGTCTACATcttaagtattatttatattttgattaatgaTGCTTTCAGCTTCTATATTCCCTTCTTATTGGGCTGGATGATGGTTTTATGACACCCTGCTTTAGAAGTAATATATTCTGTTCATCATATGTAGTTGGCCATGGACCTGTGGCTTCCAAATTATAGCTTATTGATTGATTGCCATCTGTGAAGTTTCTAGCTGACGGATTCTGAATATATTGTTGGTAAT includes:
- the LOC100244652 gene encoding pollen-specific protein C13 — encoded protein: MAKLLMSIALCLLLVYVSEARPMRKPFVLHGRVYCDTCRAGFETSATTYIAGARVRIECKDRNSLQLVYSVEGVTDSTGTYKFSIADDHGDQMCDAVLVKSPQPDCAKVDAGRDRSRLSLTRSNGLVSDTRFANAMGFMKDEPASGCTQLLKQYQESDD